In Paracoccus jeotgali, the following are encoded in one genomic region:
- a CDS encoding IS256 family transposase — protein MTKTNMDLSELLQKHDQGDLLRSIAEAVLQLIMEADVDGLIGAGRHERNGDRTTWRNGYRDRSLDTRLGTLNLRVPKLRQGSYFPGFLEARKTSEQALVAVIQEAWISGVSTRRVDDLVQAMGLSGISKSTVSKLCKDIDERVGEFLNRPLAGEWPYVWLDATYLKVRRGGRIVSVAAIIAVAANTEGRREIIGLGIGPSEAETFWTDFLRSLKARGLDGVKLVISDAHTGLKGAIARVFEATWQRCRVHWIRNALAHVSKGQHTVVAAAIRQAFEQPDRKHAGETWRHVAEQLRTRWPKLADLMDASEHDVLAYMAFPRQHRTKLHSTNPIERLNKEVKRRADVVGIFPNEASIMRLIGAVLFEQNDEWQTSSRYMMVEAFAQIDKEEIDPILSITTKAA, from the coding sequence ATGACCAAGACCAACATGGACCTGTCCGAGCTTCTGCAAAAGCACGATCAGGGTGATTTGCTTCGCAGCATTGCCGAGGCCGTCCTCCAGCTGATCATGGAAGCCGATGTAGACGGCCTGATCGGCGCCGGGCGCCATGAACGCAACGGCGACCGCACGACCTGGCGCAATGGCTACCGCGACCGGTCCCTCGATACCCGTCTGGGCACGCTGAACCTGCGGGTGCCGAAGCTGCGGCAGGGCAGTTACTTCCCCGGCTTCCTCGAGGCCCGCAAGACTTCGGAACAGGCTCTGGTCGCGGTGATCCAGGAAGCCTGGATCAGCGGTGTCTCAACCCGGCGTGTCGATGATCTGGTTCAAGCCATGGGGCTGAGCGGCATCTCGAAGAGCACGGTGTCGAAGCTGTGCAAGGATATCGACGAACGCGTCGGCGAGTTCCTGAACCGTCCGCTCGCCGGCGAATGGCCTTACGTCTGGCTCGACGCCACTTATCTGAAGGTGCGCCGGGGCGGTCGGATCGTCAGCGTCGCGGCCATAATCGCTGTTGCCGCCAACACCGAGGGCCGCCGCGAGATCATCGGCCTTGGGATCGGGCCATCCGAGGCCGAGACCTTCTGGACGGATTTCCTGCGTTCGCTGAAGGCCCGCGGCCTCGACGGGGTGAAGCTGGTGATCAGCGACGCCCACACCGGCCTGAAAGGCGCGATCGCCCGTGTCTTCGAAGCCACCTGGCAGCGGTGCCGCGTTCACTGGATACGCAATGCCCTGGCCCATGTTTCGAAGGGCCAGCACACAGTCGTCGCCGCCGCGATCCGCCAGGCCTTTGAACAGCCCGACCGCAAGCACGCTGGCGAGACTTGGCGCCATGTCGCCGAGCAGCTCCGCACCCGCTGGCCCAAGCTGGCCGATCTGATGGATGCCAGCGAACATGACGTGCTGGCCTACATGGCCTTCCCGCGCCAGCATCGCACGAAGCTGCACAGCACAAATCCGATTGAGCGCCTCAACAAGGAGGTAAAGCGCCGCGCCGATGTCGTCGGGATCTTCCCCAACGAAGCATCGATCATGCGCCTCATTGGGGCCGTGTTGTTCGAGCAGAATGACGAGTGGCAGACCTCGAGCCGCTACATGATGGTCGAGGCCTTCGCGCAAATCGACAAGGAGGAGATTGATCCCATTCTCAGCATCACAACGAAAGCCGCCTGA
- a CDS encoding TniQ family protein: MFSSLRKLPLTVDLVPGESATSLGSRLARRNGVQRLITFCSDVGIDYFALANGDAQEVTRLGALAGVDPAALQLGTSQLIKPGWFRLGQERIKFTAFSRTALRSCGHVRQGGVISQMA, encoded by the coding sequence ATGTTCAGCAGCCTCAGGAAGCTTCCCCTGACGGTGGACCTGGTGCCGGGCGAGTCCGCCACCTCCCTTGGCTCGCGTCTGGCCCGCCGGAACGGAGTGCAAAGGCTCATCACCTTCTGTTCCGATGTCGGGATCGACTATTTTGCCTTGGCGAACGGCGACGCTCAGGAGGTGACGCGCCTCGGGGCACTTGCCGGCGTCGATCCTGCCGCGCTTCAGCTGGGCACGTCCCAGCTGATCAAGCCGGGGTGGTTCCGCCTTGGGCAGGAGCGGATCAAATTCACCGCATTCAGCCGCACCGCGCTGCGAAGCTGCGGTCACGTCCGTCAAGGTGGTGTAATTTCCCAGATGGCCTGA